From a region of the Hippopotamus amphibius kiboko isolate mHipAmp2 chromosome 3, mHipAmp2.hap2, whole genome shotgun sequence genome:
- the LOC130848595 gene encoding olfactory receptor 140-like gives MIMHQAVTHQLIGFRPCRHYARHYDLLMSHNVTEFVLLGLTQNPHLQKLLFVVFLFIFLFTVLANLLIGITISLSPTLSAPMYFFLTYLAFIDAFYSSVTTPKMIIDLLYHRITIFWHGCLTQLFLVHFLGGSEIIVLIVMAYDRYVAICKPLHYKTIMRQGLCQLLVMVAWIGGILHATLQILFTVDLTFCGPNVIDHFMCDFFSLLEIACSHTNRLGMVVAANSGAMCLFIFFMLLISYIVILSSLKSHGSEGRCKALSTCGSHFTVVVLYFIPCIFSYTRPVTTYPGDKWVSVFFIILTPMLNPIIYTVRNTEVKNALRSLLKRHVA, from the coding sequence ATCTCCTTATGTCTCACAATGTCACTGAATTTGTTCTCTTGGGACTCACACAGAACCCACACTTGCAGAaactactctttgttgtttttttgttcattttcctatttactgTGCTGGCCAATCTGCTCATTGGCATTAccatctccctcagccccacacttTCAGCTCCCATGTACTTTTTTCTCACTTACTTGGCCTTCATAGATGCCTTTTACTCATCTGTCACCACCCCCAAAATGATCATTGACCTGTTGTACCACAGGATAACCATCTTCTGGCATGGCTGCCTGACTCAGCTCTTTTTGGTACACTTTCTGGGAGGATCAGAGATCATTGTCCTCAttgtcatggcctatgaccgctatgtggccatctgcaagcctctgCACTACAAGACCATCATGCGACAGGGGCTCTGCCAGCTCctggtgatggtggcctggatTGGGGGGATCTTGCATGCCACTTTGCAGATTCTTTTCACGGTGGACTtgaccttctgtggtcccaatgtCATTGACCATTTCATGTGtgatttcttctcactgttgGAAATTGCTTGCAGCCACACCAACAGACTTGGAATGGTGGTGGCAGCTAACAGTGGGGCCATgtgcttgttcatttttttcatgctaCTCATCTCCTACATAGTCATTCTGAGCTCTCTGAAATCCCATGGCTCTGAAGGACGATGCAAAGCCCTCTCTACATGTGGCTCCCACTTTACAGTAGTCGTACTCTATTTTATCCCTTGTATATTCAGCTACACACGTCCTGTGACCACTTATCCTGGGGACAAGTGGGTGAGTGTTTTCTTTATAATCCTCACACCCATGTTAAATCCTATCATTTACACAGTGAGAAATACAGAGGTGAAAAATGCCTTGAGGAGTTTGTTAAAGAGGCATGTAGCTTAG